The proteins below come from a single Panulirus ornatus isolate Po-2019 chromosome 50, ASM3632096v1, whole genome shotgun sequence genomic window:
- the temp gene encoding protein prenyltransferase alpha subunit repeat-containing protein 1, whose translation MEEETCERIMKKIDMVVNRDPLLDEFDIVFSLGEVNRSPVIHVEHKLGLESWCVKHVYAYTYAKILEARQSKKREDPTLLLRWTQFCLLIAPEVTTFWNMRKAFLRQGHLTSDADLHLTKLILSRKPKCMEVFQHRKWIFVNILARDMPHQANGANDLDEDNHNVNVDLNSEYIRQFLFSELDICAWTADKHQNNYHSWNHRLWVIQQFSAYVGLTDVCSLEYETSHSWVSVHVSEHSGLHYLQYLLDSVVSLVNDGKVNHIQEIVPCVNSVEKLYQKELDFNRDLIEEYTDHEALFCHRRFLLMRLRDLLCSYPQRTCSPPPPALKRSCVETVNSEWSAVLLGERDLINKCLQTKSYQKTLGEKHAQWLNNVVGI comes from the exons AGATGAATTTGACATTGTCTTTTCACTTGGAGAAGTGAATCGCTCACCAGTCATCCATGTGGAACACAAGCTTGGCTTAGAATCATGGTGTGTCAAGCATGTGTATGCTTATACTTATGCCAAGATCCTGGAGGCTAGACAATCAAAAAAACGAGAAG ATCCTACTTTGTTGCTTCGTTGGACTCAGTTCTGTCTGCTTATTGCTCCAGAAGTTACAACATTCTGGAATATGCGTAAAGCATTTTTGCGCCAAGGTCATCTCACATCAGATGCAGATCTTCATCTCACAAAGTTGATACTGTCTAGAAAACCAAAATGTATGGAGGTTTTCCAGCACCGTAAATGGATATTTGTCAATATTTTAGCCAGGGATATGCCTCACCAAGCAAATGGGGCCAATGATTTAGATGAGGATAACCACAATGTTAATGTTGATCTGAATTCTGAATATATTAGGCAGTTTCTGTTTTCTGAATTAGATATTTGTGCTTGGACGGCAGATAAGCATCAAAACAACTATCATTCTTGGAACCACAGATTGTGGGTAATACAACAATTTTCTGCATATGTTGGCCTTACAGATGTATGCAGTTTAGAATATGAAACAAGCCATAGTTGGGTAAGTGTTCATGTAAGTGAACATAGTggacttcactacctccagtatCTTCTTGACTCAGTTGTTTCATTAGTGAATGATGGAAAGGTCAACCATATCCAAGAAATCGTTCCATGTGTAAATAGTGTAGAGAAGCTTTATCAGAAGGAACTGGATTTTAACCGTGACCTGATTGAGGAATACACAGACCATGAAGCTCTCTTTTGTCACCGGCGATTCCTTTTGATGCGTTTGAGAGATCTCCTCTGCTCTTATCCCCAAAGAACCTgttctccaccacctccagcccTGAAAAGATCTTGTGTGGAAACAGTCAACAGTGAATGGAGTGCTGTTCTTCTTGGTGAAAGAGACCTGATAAATAAATGTCTTCAAACTAAATCATATCAGAAAACGCttggtgaaaagcatgcacagtGGTTAAACAATGTAGTAGGTATTTAG